A stretch of Brassica rapa cultivar Chiifu-401-42 chromosome A08, CAAS_Brap_v3.01, whole genome shotgun sequence DNA encodes these proteins:
- the LOC117127410 gene encoding uncharacterized protein LOC117127410 isoform X5 encodes MKNNLKKKGKLLSIAKDCEVEVSIQEDGFRGSWYRAILEQNPTRVTGKKLRVSYKTMFNEDGVSPLKETIERSFIRPVPPECLNEGVVFKEGSVVDAYFNNGWWTGVIVVERPDGSFLVYFDDPPDIMRFIRSQLRPHADWIGSKWVKSKNKVLSQHMFTRGKLVEMTREISESEKEKIWVRALVITEVRKQGDDRRKFLIKRCTISQNSSDEAEGKHLIVDICKIRPSPPRDLCAEYSLNDYVEVVVTHGWRKGRVTEILLENKYKVYFAATKEDAVFNYTEIRLSMEWLGGGSWIRAHEREFENNAGTPIRPGQDSPSNTLATDEDDTLNDDATKIRSDQESPSITLVLESNEEDKVNDDATEITSSLERHRNTSVLEATEAETQNHETIYGKELPLPHESEDMMDDVATPIIDPQEIPRGETMSESNDKIALPKRISETGTKGVVLQRINKRSNLKLVGKVETLLGKEFKKLEDSFLAPVIKMGRKQKLMVFSRHLIHHLLLRRIDIGEKGLWFTFGEQLMRFSLREFHLTTGLPCVVDKDEDEAETSATKKKKKDPWMNKNQTLNTLLKLLVEKSKELTADQRLRLGATILVEGILMASNPVTSIPEERLLRARNFKEFCKYPWGNLAFDYLLKEVKSFTYAKLTENNQYAICGFIYALQLWALSSVNQLGTFFGISDDGIQFPLCLHWKETKALTIEEVNRFDQMEKVDVKCILGDPGLHSDLVEDVDCEFGRVVDLVKRGYRLKRQDWLNRSVDIAVAEAEVDENNSVPGIDATDQEKIEFLNNKVVSLEERVKYLEGLLNIRGETVKETEKSKETEAATKTKVNGQNADYELDENEVLGVYIDAKRKEIAKRKKNGVRPPREVGHQDEDDVEVEVNEEQPQEEEEQQQEDDTEDDVDDGDKESENPETNEGQTQEEEEQHQEDDAEVNEEQPQEEEEQQEEEDTEDDVDDGDKESENPETNEEQKQEEEEQQQEDDTEVNTDVDVGAKENGSENPVKGSKKRGRKVNISQCIRVYKMLFSIIYVTFFIVSSKLKDGEENEDAYEKPVKVTRKSERVTKVNISLCIMLYKMLFSIINVTFFIVSSKLKGGEVNEDASEKPMKGTRKSKRGTKVNISQCIRVYKMLFSIINVTFFIVSSKLKGGEVNEDASEKPMKGTRKSKRGTKVNISLCIMLYKMLFSILYVTFFIVSSKLKDGEENEYAYEKPVKVTRKSERVTKGKKKGVTPPREVQQQVEDHAETNEDGEGNEDASKKHVKFTKKNGRGNKEHNVGTPKSKKQKKQFEKDSADDVIGSVLEDLKNAD; translated from the exons atgaaaaataatttgaagaaaaaaggaaaactttTGTCTATTGCCAAAGATTGTGAAGTAGAAGTATCTATTCAAGAAGATGGGTTCAGAGGTTCTTGGTATAGAGCTATCCTCGAGCAAAATCCGACGAGAGTAACAGGAAAAAAGCTTCGGGTTAGTTACAAAACTATGTTCAACGAAGATGGTGTAAGTCCTTTGAAGGAAACTATTGAAAGAAGTTTTATTCGGCCAGTCCCGCCAGAGTGTCTGAATGAGGGTGTCGTATTCAAGGAAGGGTCGGTGGTGGATGCTTATTTTAATAATGGTTGGTGGACTGGTGTTATCGTAGTTGAAAGGCCAGATGGTAGTTTtttggtttactttgatgatccACCAGACATAATGAGATTCATCAGAAGCCAACTGAGACCTCATGCTGATTGGATCGGCTCCAAATGGGTCAAAAGCAAAAACaag GTATTGAGTCAACACATGTTTACGAGAGGGAAGTTGGTGGAAATGACCCGTGAAATTAGTGAAAGTGAAAAGGAAAAAATTTGGGTCCGAGCATTGGTAATTACAGAAGTTCGGAAACAAGGAGATGATAGAAGAAAATTTCTGATCAAAAGATGTACAATCTCACAAAATTCGAGTGATGAAGCGGAAGGAAAACATTTAATAGTTGATATTTGCAAAATAAGGCCATCTCCTCCTCGAGATCTTTGTGCAGAGTACAGTCTGAACGACTATGTTGAAGTGGTTGTTACCCATGGGTGGCGCAAAGGTCGAGTGACGGAAATTCTCCTTGAAAACAAATACAAAGTGTATTTCGCTGCCACAAAAGAGGATGCGGTTTTTAATTATACTGAGATTAGGCTGTCAATGGAGTGGCTAGGTGGTGGTAGTTGGATTCGCGCACATGAG AGAGAATTTGAAAATAATGCTGGCACACCAATCAGACCCGGTCAAGATAGTCCTAGTAACACACTTGCCACCGATGAAGATGATACGTTGAATGATGATGCCACCAAAATCAGATCCGATCAAGAGAGCCCTAGTATCACACTTGTTTTAGAATCCAATGAAGAGGATAAGGTGAATGATGATGCCACAGAAATCACATCCTCTCTCGAGAGACACAGAAACACTTCTGTTTTAGAAGCCACTGAGGCTGAAACACAAAACCATGAAACCATATAT GGAAAGGAGTTACCATTACCTCATGAATCAGAAGATATGATGGATGATGTAGCCACTCCAATCATAGACCCTCAAGAGATTCCACGAG GTGAAACGATGAGTGAGTCTAATGACAAGATTGCTTTGCCAAAAAGAATCTCCGAAACTGGTACAAAAGGAGTCGTATTGCAAAGAATTAACAAGCGCTCCAATCTGAAGTTGGTTGGTAAAGTTGAAACCCTTTTGGGCAAAGAATTCAAGAAGCTTGAAGATTCATTCTTGGCTCCGGTAATTAAGATGGGAAGGAAGCAGAAGCTTATGGTGTTTTCAAGGCATTTGATTCATCACTTACTCTTAAGGAGAATTGATATAGGCGAGAAGGGTTTGTGGTTTACTTTTGGAGAACAACTAATGAGGTTTTCTCTAAGAGAATTCCACTTGACAACGGGTCTGCCTTGTGTtgttgataaagatgaagatgaagccgAGACTTCagcaacaaaaaagaagaagaaagatccaTGGATGAACAAGAATCAAACTCTAAACACCTTGCTTAAGCTTCTTGTCGAAAAGAGTAAAGAGCTTACTGCTGATCAGAGATTAAGATTGGGAGCTACAATCCTTGTGGAAGGGATATTGATGGCAAGCAATCCGGTGACAAGTATTCCAGAAGAGCGTCTGCTTAGAGCTAGAAATTTCAAAGAGTTTTGCAAGTATCCCTGGGGGAATTTGGCCTTTGATTATTTACTGAAAGAAGTGAAGAGCTTTACCTATGCAAAGCTGACGGAGAATAATCAATACGCGATTTGTGGCTTTATATATGCGCTTCAGCTCTGGGCGTTATCTTCTGTGAATCAACTAGGCACATTCTTTGGTATTAGCGATGATGGAATTCAGTTTCCCTTGTGCTTGCATTGGAAAGAAACCAAAGCGCTTACTATTGAGGAGGTTAACAGATTCGACCAAATGGAGAAG GTTGATGTCAAATGTATCCTTGGAGATCCCGGATTGCATAGCGACTTGGTTGAAGATGTTGACTGTGAATTTGGAAGAGTTGTTGATCTTGTCAAAAGAGGATATCGTTTGAAGAGACAAGATTGGCTCAATAGAAGTGTCGACATTGCCGTTGCTGAAGCTGAAGTGGACGAAAATAATTCTGTTCCTGGGATTGATGCAACTGATCAAGAAAAGATTGAATTCCTCAATAATAAGGTAGTGTCTCTTGAAGAAAGAGTGAAGTACCTTGAAGGTCTTTTGAACATTCGTGGAGAAACTGTGAAG GAAACTGAGAAGTCAAAAGAAACTGAAGCCGCCACAAAAACCAAG GTAAATGGACAGAATGCCGATTATGAACTTGACGAAAATGAAGTTTTAGGAGTTTATATAGATGCCAAAAGAAAGGAAATCGCTaag AGAAAGAAGAATGGTGTAAGACCTCCACGTGAAGTAGGACATCAAGATGAAGATGATGTAGAAGTCGAAGTCAATGAA gaacaaccacaagaagaagaggaacaacaacaagaagatgATACAGAAGACGATGTGGACGATGGTGATAAAGAGAGTGAAAATCCGGAAACCAATGAA GGACAGACACAAGAGGAAGAGGAACAACACCAAGAGGATGACGCAGAAGTCAATGAA gaacagccacaagaagaagaggaacaacaagaagaagaggatacAGAAGACGATGTGGACGACGGTGATAAAGAGAGTGAAAATCCGGAAACCAATGAA GAACAGAAACAAGAGGAAGAGGAGCAACAACAAGAGGATGACACAGAAGTCAATACAGATGTTGACGTCGGTGCTAAGGAAAATGGATCTGAAAACCCCGTGAAAGGTTCAAAGAAACGTGGAAGAAAGGTAAATATCTCTCAGtgtataagggtttataaaatgtTGTTTAGTATAATCtatgtaactttttttattgtgtcaTCAAAATTGAAGGATGGAGAAGAAAATGAGGATGCATATGAAAAGCCCGTGAAGGTTACAAGGAAAAGTGAAAGAGTAACTAAGGTAAATATCTCTCTGTGTATAATGCTTTATAAAATGCTGTTTAGTATAATCaatgtaactttttttattgtgtcaTCAAAATTGAAGGGTGGAGAAGTAAATGAGGATGCATCTGAAAAGCCCATGAAGGGTACAAGGAAAAGTAAAAGAGGAACTAAGGTGAATATCTCTCAGtgtataagggtttataaaatgcTGTTTAGTATAATCaatgtaactttttttattgtgtcaTCAAAATTGAAGGGTGGAGAAGTAAATGAGGATGCATCTGAAAAGCCCATGAAGGGTACAAGGAAAAGTAAAAGAGGAACTAAGGTGAATATCTCTCTGTGTATAATGCTTTATAAAATGTTGTTTAGTATACTCtatgtaactttttttattgtgtcaTCAAAATTGAAGGATGGAGAAGAAAATGAGTATGCATATGAAAAGCCCGTGAAGGTTACAAGGAAAAGTGAAAGAGTAACTAAG GGAAAGAAGAAAGGTGTAACACCCCCACGTGAAGTACAACAACAAGTAGAAGATCATGCAGAAACCAATGAA GATGGAGAAGGGAATGAGGATGCATCTAAAAAGCACGTGAAGTTTACAAAGAAGAATGGAAGAGGAAATAAG
- the LOC117127410 gene encoding uncharacterized protein LOC117127410 isoform X16, producing the protein MKNNLKKKGKLLSIAKDCEVEVSIQEDGFRGSWYRAILEQNPTRVTGKKLRVSYKTMFNEDGVSPLKETIERSFIRPVPPECLNEGVVFKEGSVVDAYFNNGWWTGVIVVERPDGSFLVYFDDPPDIMRFIRSQLRPHADWIGSKWVKSKNKVLSQHMFTRGKLVEMTREISESEKEKIWVRALVITEVRKQGDDRRKFLIKRCTISQNSSDEAEGKHLIVDICKIRPSPPRDLCAEYSLNDYVEVVVTHGWRKGRVTEILLENKYKVYFAATKEDAVFNYTEIRLSMEWLGGGSWIRAHEREFENNAGTPIRPGQDSPSNTLATDEDDTLNDDATKIRSDQESPSITLVLESNEEDKVNDDATEITSSLERHRNTSVLEATEAETQNHETIYGKELPLPHESEDMMDDVATPIIDPQEIPRGETMSESNDKIALPKRISETGTKGVVLQRINKRSNLKLVGKVETLLGKEFKKLEDSFLAPVIKMGRKQKLMVFSRHLIHHLLLRRIDIGEKGLWFTFGEQLMRFSLREFHLTTGLPCVVDKDEDEAETSATKKKKKDPWMNKNQTLNTLLKLLVEKSKELTADQRLRLGATILVEGILMASNPVTSIPEERLLRARNFKEFCKYPWGNLAFDYLLKEVKSFTYAKLTENNQYAICGFIYALQLWALSSVNQLGTFFGISDDGIQFPLCLHWKETKALTIEEVNRFDQMEKVDVKCILGDPGLHSDLVEDVDCEFGRVVDLVKRGYRLKRQDWLNRSVDIAVAEAEVDENNSVPGIDATDQEKIEFLNNKVVSLEERVKYLEGLLNIRGETVKETEKSKETEAATKTKVNGQNADYELDENEVLGVYIDAKRKEIAKRKKNGVRPPREVGHQDEDDVEVEVNEEQPQEEEEQQQEDDTEDDVDDGDKESENPETNEEQKQEEEEQQQEDDTEVNTDVDVGAKENGSENPVKGSKKRGRKVNISQCIRVYKMLFSIIYVTFFIVSSKLKDGEENEDAYEKPVKVTRKSERVTKVNISLCIMLYKMLFSIINVTFFIVSSKLKGGEVNEDASEKPMKGTRKSKRGTKVNISQCIRVYKMLFSIINVTFFIVSSKLKGGEVNEDASEKPMKGTRKSKRGTKVNISLCIMLYKMLFSILYVTFFIVSSKLKDGEENEYAYEKPVKVTRKSERVTKGKKKGVTPPREVQQQVEDHAETNEDGEGNEDASKKHVKFTKKNGRGNKEHNVGTPKSKKQKKQFEKDSADDVIGSVLEDLKNAD; encoded by the exons atgaaaaataatttgaagaaaaaaggaaaactttTGTCTATTGCCAAAGATTGTGAAGTAGAAGTATCTATTCAAGAAGATGGGTTCAGAGGTTCTTGGTATAGAGCTATCCTCGAGCAAAATCCGACGAGAGTAACAGGAAAAAAGCTTCGGGTTAGTTACAAAACTATGTTCAACGAAGATGGTGTAAGTCCTTTGAAGGAAACTATTGAAAGAAGTTTTATTCGGCCAGTCCCGCCAGAGTGTCTGAATGAGGGTGTCGTATTCAAGGAAGGGTCGGTGGTGGATGCTTATTTTAATAATGGTTGGTGGACTGGTGTTATCGTAGTTGAAAGGCCAGATGGTAGTTTtttggtttactttgatgatccACCAGACATAATGAGATTCATCAGAAGCCAACTGAGACCTCATGCTGATTGGATCGGCTCCAAATGGGTCAAAAGCAAAAACaag GTATTGAGTCAACACATGTTTACGAGAGGGAAGTTGGTGGAAATGACCCGTGAAATTAGTGAAAGTGAAAAGGAAAAAATTTGGGTCCGAGCATTGGTAATTACAGAAGTTCGGAAACAAGGAGATGATAGAAGAAAATTTCTGATCAAAAGATGTACAATCTCACAAAATTCGAGTGATGAAGCGGAAGGAAAACATTTAATAGTTGATATTTGCAAAATAAGGCCATCTCCTCCTCGAGATCTTTGTGCAGAGTACAGTCTGAACGACTATGTTGAAGTGGTTGTTACCCATGGGTGGCGCAAAGGTCGAGTGACGGAAATTCTCCTTGAAAACAAATACAAAGTGTATTTCGCTGCCACAAAAGAGGATGCGGTTTTTAATTATACTGAGATTAGGCTGTCAATGGAGTGGCTAGGTGGTGGTAGTTGGATTCGCGCACATGAG AGAGAATTTGAAAATAATGCTGGCACACCAATCAGACCCGGTCAAGATAGTCCTAGTAACACACTTGCCACCGATGAAGATGATACGTTGAATGATGATGCCACCAAAATCAGATCCGATCAAGAGAGCCCTAGTATCACACTTGTTTTAGAATCCAATGAAGAGGATAAGGTGAATGATGATGCCACAGAAATCACATCCTCTCTCGAGAGACACAGAAACACTTCTGTTTTAGAAGCCACTGAGGCTGAAACACAAAACCATGAAACCATATAT GGAAAGGAGTTACCATTACCTCATGAATCAGAAGATATGATGGATGATGTAGCCACTCCAATCATAGACCCTCAAGAGATTCCACGAG GTGAAACGATGAGTGAGTCTAATGACAAGATTGCTTTGCCAAAAAGAATCTCCGAAACTGGTACAAAAGGAGTCGTATTGCAAAGAATTAACAAGCGCTCCAATCTGAAGTTGGTTGGTAAAGTTGAAACCCTTTTGGGCAAAGAATTCAAGAAGCTTGAAGATTCATTCTTGGCTCCGGTAATTAAGATGGGAAGGAAGCAGAAGCTTATGGTGTTTTCAAGGCATTTGATTCATCACTTACTCTTAAGGAGAATTGATATAGGCGAGAAGGGTTTGTGGTTTACTTTTGGAGAACAACTAATGAGGTTTTCTCTAAGAGAATTCCACTTGACAACGGGTCTGCCTTGTGTtgttgataaagatgaagatgaagccgAGACTTCagcaacaaaaaagaagaagaaagatccaTGGATGAACAAGAATCAAACTCTAAACACCTTGCTTAAGCTTCTTGTCGAAAAGAGTAAAGAGCTTACTGCTGATCAGAGATTAAGATTGGGAGCTACAATCCTTGTGGAAGGGATATTGATGGCAAGCAATCCGGTGACAAGTATTCCAGAAGAGCGTCTGCTTAGAGCTAGAAATTTCAAAGAGTTTTGCAAGTATCCCTGGGGGAATTTGGCCTTTGATTATTTACTGAAAGAAGTGAAGAGCTTTACCTATGCAAAGCTGACGGAGAATAATCAATACGCGATTTGTGGCTTTATATATGCGCTTCAGCTCTGGGCGTTATCTTCTGTGAATCAACTAGGCACATTCTTTGGTATTAGCGATGATGGAATTCAGTTTCCCTTGTGCTTGCATTGGAAAGAAACCAAAGCGCTTACTATTGAGGAGGTTAACAGATTCGACCAAATGGAGAAG GTTGATGTCAAATGTATCCTTGGAGATCCCGGATTGCATAGCGACTTGGTTGAAGATGTTGACTGTGAATTTGGAAGAGTTGTTGATCTTGTCAAAAGAGGATATCGTTTGAAGAGACAAGATTGGCTCAATAGAAGTGTCGACATTGCCGTTGCTGAAGCTGAAGTGGACGAAAATAATTCTGTTCCTGGGATTGATGCAACTGATCAAGAAAAGATTGAATTCCTCAATAATAAGGTAGTGTCTCTTGAAGAAAGAGTGAAGTACCTTGAAGGTCTTTTGAACATTCGTGGAGAAACTGTGAAG GAAACTGAGAAGTCAAAAGAAACTGAAGCCGCCACAAAAACCAAG GTAAATGGACAGAATGCCGATTATGAACTTGACGAAAATGAAGTTTTAGGAGTTTATATAGATGCCAAAAGAAAGGAAATCGCTaag AGAAAGAAGAATGGTGTAAGACCTCCACGTGAAGTAGGACATCAAGATGAAGATGATGTAGAAGTCGAAGTCAATGAA gaacaaccacaagaagaagaggaacaacaacaagaagatgATACAGAAGACGATGTGGACGATGGTGATAAAGAGAGTGAAAATCCGGAAACCAATGAA GAACAGAAACAAGAGGAAGAGGAGCAACAACAAGAGGATGACACAGAAGTCAATACAGATGTTGACGTCGGTGCTAAGGAAAATGGATCTGAAAACCCCGTGAAAGGTTCAAAGAAACGTGGAAGAAAGGTAAATATCTCTCAGtgtataagggtttataaaatgtTGTTTAGTATAATCtatgtaactttttttattgtgtcaTCAAAATTGAAGGATGGAGAAGAAAATGAGGATGCATATGAAAAGCCCGTGAAGGTTACAAGGAAAAGTGAAAGAGTAACTAAGGTAAATATCTCTCTGTGTATAATGCTTTATAAAATGCTGTTTAGTATAATCaatgtaactttttttattgtgtcaTCAAAATTGAAGGGTGGAGAAGTAAATGAGGATGCATCTGAAAAGCCCATGAAGGGTACAAGGAAAAGTAAAAGAGGAACTAAGGTGAATATCTCTCAGtgtataagggtttataaaatgcTGTTTAGTATAATCaatgtaactttttttattgtgtcaTCAAAATTGAAGGGTGGAGAAGTAAATGAGGATGCATCTGAAAAGCCCATGAAGGGTACAAGGAAAAGTAAAAGAGGAACTAAGGTGAATATCTCTCTGTGTATAATGCTTTATAAAATGTTGTTTAGTATACTCtatgtaactttttttattgtgtcaTCAAAATTGAAGGATGGAGAAGAAAATGAGTATGCATATGAAAAGCCCGTGAAGGTTACAAGGAAAAGTGAAAGAGTAACTAAG GGAAAGAAGAAAGGTGTAACACCCCCACGTGAAGTACAACAACAAGTAGAAGATCATGCAGAAACCAATGAA GATGGAGAAGGGAATGAGGATGCATCTAAAAAGCACGTGAAGTTTACAAAGAAGAATGGAAGAGGAAATAAG
- the LOC117127410 gene encoding uncharacterized protein LOC117127410 isoform X25 has product MKNNLKKKGKLLSIAKDCEVEVSIQEDGFRGSWYRAILEQNPTRVTGKKLRVSYKTMFNEDGVSPLKETIERSFIRPVPPECLNEGVVFKEGSVVDAYFNNGWWTGVIVVERPDGSFLVYFDDPPDIMRFIRSQLRPHADWIGSKWVKSKNKVLSQHMFTRGKLVEMTREISESEKEKIWVRALVITEVRKQGDDRRKFLIKRCTISQNSSDEAEGKHLIVDICKIRPSPPRDLCAEYSLNDYVEVVVTHGWRKGRVTEILLENKYKVYFAATKEDAVFNYTEIRLSMEWLGGGSWIRAHEREFENNAGTPIRPGQDSPSNTLATDEDDTLNDDATKIRSDQESPSITLVLESNEEDKVNDDATEITSSLERHRNTSVLEATEAETQNHETIYGKELPLPHESEDMMDDVATPIIDPQEIPRGETMSESNDKIALPKRISETGTKGVVLQRINKRSNLKLVGKVETLLGKEFKKLEDSFLAPVIKMGRKQKLMVFSRHLIHHLLLRRIDIGEKGLWFTFGEQLMRFSLREFHLTTGLPCVVDKDEDEAETSATKKKKKDPWMNKNQTLNTLLKLLVEKSKELTADQRLRLGATILVEGILMASNPVTSIPEERLLRARNFKEFCKYPWGNLAFDYLLKEVKSFTYAKLTENNQYAICGFIYALQLWALSSVNQLGTFFGISDDGIQFPLCLHWKETKALTIEEVNRFDQMEKVDVKCILGDPGLHSDLVEDVDCEFGRVVDLVKRGYRLKRQDWLNRSVDIAVAEAEVDENNSVPGIDATDQEKIEFLNNKVVSLEERVKYLEGLLNIRGETVKETEKSKETEAATKTKVNGQNADYELDENEVLGVYIDAKRKEIAKRKKNGVRPPREVGHQDEDDVEVEVNEEQPQEEEEQQQEDDTEDDVDDGDKESENPETNEGQTQEEEEQHQEDDAEVNEEQPQEEEEQQEEEDTEDDVDDGDKESENPETNEEQKQEEEEQQQEDDTEVNTDVDVGAKENGSENPVKGSKKRGRKDGEENEDAYEKPVKVTRKSERVTKGGEVNEDASEKPMKGTRKSKRGTKGGEVNEDASEKPMKGTRKSKRGTKVNISLCIMLYKMLFSILYVTFFIVSSKLKDGEENEYAYEKPVKVTRKSERVTKGKKKGVTPPREVQQQVEDHAETNEDGEGNEDASKKHVKFTKKNGRGNKEHNVGTPKSKKQKKQFEKDSADDVIGSVLEDLKNAD; this is encoded by the exons atgaaaaataatttgaagaaaaaaggaaaactttTGTCTATTGCCAAAGATTGTGAAGTAGAAGTATCTATTCAAGAAGATGGGTTCAGAGGTTCTTGGTATAGAGCTATCCTCGAGCAAAATCCGACGAGAGTAACAGGAAAAAAGCTTCGGGTTAGTTACAAAACTATGTTCAACGAAGATGGTGTAAGTCCTTTGAAGGAAACTATTGAAAGAAGTTTTATTCGGCCAGTCCCGCCAGAGTGTCTGAATGAGGGTGTCGTATTCAAGGAAGGGTCGGTGGTGGATGCTTATTTTAATAATGGTTGGTGGACTGGTGTTATCGTAGTTGAAAGGCCAGATGGTAGTTTtttggtttactttgatgatccACCAGACATAATGAGATTCATCAGAAGCCAACTGAGACCTCATGCTGATTGGATCGGCTCCAAATGGGTCAAAAGCAAAAACaag GTATTGAGTCAACACATGTTTACGAGAGGGAAGTTGGTGGAAATGACCCGTGAAATTAGTGAAAGTGAAAAGGAAAAAATTTGGGTCCGAGCATTGGTAATTACAGAAGTTCGGAAACAAGGAGATGATAGAAGAAAATTTCTGATCAAAAGATGTACAATCTCACAAAATTCGAGTGATGAAGCGGAAGGAAAACATTTAATAGTTGATATTTGCAAAATAAGGCCATCTCCTCCTCGAGATCTTTGTGCAGAGTACAGTCTGAACGACTATGTTGAAGTGGTTGTTACCCATGGGTGGCGCAAAGGTCGAGTGACGGAAATTCTCCTTGAAAACAAATACAAAGTGTATTTCGCTGCCACAAAAGAGGATGCGGTTTTTAATTATACTGAGATTAGGCTGTCAATGGAGTGGCTAGGTGGTGGTAGTTGGATTCGCGCACATGAG AGAGAATTTGAAAATAATGCTGGCACACCAATCAGACCCGGTCAAGATAGTCCTAGTAACACACTTGCCACCGATGAAGATGATACGTTGAATGATGATGCCACCAAAATCAGATCCGATCAAGAGAGCCCTAGTATCACACTTGTTTTAGAATCCAATGAAGAGGATAAGGTGAATGATGATGCCACAGAAATCACATCCTCTCTCGAGAGACACAGAAACACTTCTGTTTTAGAAGCCACTGAGGCTGAAACACAAAACCATGAAACCATATAT GGAAAGGAGTTACCATTACCTCATGAATCAGAAGATATGATGGATGATGTAGCCACTCCAATCATAGACCCTCAAGAGATTCCACGAG GTGAAACGATGAGTGAGTCTAATGACAAGATTGCTTTGCCAAAAAGAATCTCCGAAACTGGTACAAAAGGAGTCGTATTGCAAAGAATTAACAAGCGCTCCAATCTGAAGTTGGTTGGTAAAGTTGAAACCCTTTTGGGCAAAGAATTCAAGAAGCTTGAAGATTCATTCTTGGCTCCGGTAATTAAGATGGGAAGGAAGCAGAAGCTTATGGTGTTTTCAAGGCATTTGATTCATCACTTACTCTTAAGGAGAATTGATATAGGCGAGAAGGGTTTGTGGTTTACTTTTGGAGAACAACTAATGAGGTTTTCTCTAAGAGAATTCCACTTGACAACGGGTCTGCCTTGTGTtgttgataaagatgaagatgaagccgAGACTTCagcaacaaaaaagaagaagaaagatccaTGGATGAACAAGAATCAAACTCTAAACACCTTGCTTAAGCTTCTTGTCGAAAAGAGTAAAGAGCTTACTGCTGATCAGAGATTAAGATTGGGAGCTACAATCCTTGTGGAAGGGATATTGATGGCAAGCAATCCGGTGACAAGTATTCCAGAAGAGCGTCTGCTTAGAGCTAGAAATTTCAAAGAGTTTTGCAAGTATCCCTGGGGGAATTTGGCCTTTGATTATTTACTGAAAGAAGTGAAGAGCTTTACCTATGCAAAGCTGACGGAGAATAATCAATACGCGATTTGTGGCTTTATATATGCGCTTCAGCTCTGGGCGTTATCTTCTGTGAATCAACTAGGCACATTCTTTGGTATTAGCGATGATGGAATTCAGTTTCCCTTGTGCTTGCATTGGAAAGAAACCAAAGCGCTTACTATTGAGGAGGTTAACAGATTCGACCAAATGGAGAAG GTTGATGTCAAATGTATCCTTGGAGATCCCGGATTGCATAGCGACTTGGTTGAAGATGTTGACTGTGAATTTGGAAGAGTTGTTGATCTTGTCAAAAGAGGATATCGTTTGAAGAGACAAGATTGGCTCAATAGAAGTGTCGACATTGCCGTTGCTGAAGCTGAAGTGGACGAAAATAATTCTGTTCCTGGGATTGATGCAACTGATCAAGAAAAGATTGAATTCCTCAATAATAAGGTAGTGTCTCTTGAAGAAAGAGTGAAGTACCTTGAAGGTCTTTTGAACATTCGTGGAGAAACTGTGAAG GAAACTGAGAAGTCAAAAGAAACTGAAGCCGCCACAAAAACCAAG GTAAATGGACAGAATGCCGATTATGAACTTGACGAAAATGAAGTTTTAGGAGTTTATATAGATGCCAAAAGAAAGGAAATCGCTaag AGAAAGAAGAATGGTGTAAGACCTCCACGTGAAGTAGGACATCAAGATGAAGATGATGTAGAAGTCGAAGTCAATGAA gaacaaccacaagaagaagaggaacaacaacaagaagatgATACAGAAGACGATGTGGACGATGGTGATAAAGAGAGTGAAAATCCGGAAACCAATGAA GGACAGACACAAGAGGAAGAGGAACAACACCAAGAGGATGACGCAGAAGTCAATGAA gaacagccacaagaagaagaggaacaacaagaagaagaggatacAGAAGACGATGTGGACGACGGTGATAAAGAGAGTGAAAATCCGGAAACCAATGAA GAACAGAAACAAGAGGAAGAGGAGCAACAACAAGAGGATGACACAGAAGTCAATACAGATGTTGACGTCGGTGCTAAGGAAAATGGATCTGAAAACCCCGTGAAAGGTTCAAAGAAACGTGGAAGAAAG GATGGAGAAGAAAATGAGGATGCATATGAAAAGCCCGTGAAGGTTACAAGGAAAAGTGAAAGAGTAACTAAG GGTGGAGAAGTAAATGAGGATGCATCTGAAAAGCCCATGAAGGGTACAAGGAAAAGTAAAAGAGGAACTAAG GGTGGAGAAGTAAATGAGGATGCATCTGAAAAGCCCATGAAGGGTACAAGGAAAAGTAAAAGAGGAACTAAGGTGAATATCTCTCTGTGTATAATGCTTTATAAAATGTTGTTTAGTATACTCtatgtaactttttttattgtgtcaTCAAAATTGAAGGATGGAGAAGAAAATGAGTATGCATATGAAAAGCCCGTGAAGGTTACAAGGAAAAGTGAAAGAGTAACTAAG GGAAAGAAGAAAGGTGTAACACCCCCACGTGAAGTACAACAACAAGTAGAAGATCATGCAGAAACCAATGAA GATGGAGAAGGGAATGAGGATGCATCTAAAAAGCACGTGAAGTTTACAAAGAAGAATGGAAGAGGAAATAAG